CTTTTGTATTTGGACTATATTTTATCATAATGCTAGATATTTCCAAAGTTATGCAGAGACAAGTTAGCTTTTATGTACTTTATGGGTAAAGGGTATAAAAAGAAGGAGGATGCATAGAAACTATGAAATATAAAAATGCCCTTTTTATTTATAATGGCAATGCAGGCAAAAAGGAAACGGATGTACAGCTTCAAAGCTGTTTACCTGTGTTTGCAAATGAAATAGATCAATTGCATGTTTTTAAAACGAGCCGGCCAAAGCATGCTGCAGAAATATGCAGAGAGTATGGAGAGAAGGTAGATCTTGTAATTGTTCTTGGTGGAGATGGAACTATCCACGAATGCATAAATGGACTGGCCGGCTTACAGAAACGACCTGTGCTGACTGTCTTGCCAGGGGGGACATGCAATGATTTCAGCCGGACTTTAAATATACAGCAAAATTTGCAAAAAGCAGCCAAGGAGCTTGTTTCTAATGGAGAAGAAGAAGCTGTTGATATTGTTCAAACTGATTCTGCTTACTTCTTGAATTTTTGGGGGATAGGCATTGTTGCTGAAACATCAAATAATATTAGGGAAGAGGAGAAAAACGTTCTTGGAAAGGCGAGTTATGTTCTAAGTGCTATTAGAACCATCCAAAACACAGAGCCGAAAGAGCTTGTCATGAATATAGACGGCAAGGAAATACGTGAAAAGGCTGTTTTGGCAATAGTAGTGAATGGTAACTATATTGGGGGGAAACGATTGCCATTCTCCATTTCCTATAATGATGGAATGGTTGATGTTTTCCTTGTCAGGAATACAAATTTTCAGCTAGTAAAAGAGTTAAATGACTTGCGGAAAATTGACTTCGAAACAGATAAGGCGTTTATGGAGGAGGTTGTGTATATAAGAGGGAAACATATTAAAATAAGCTCTGAGCATTTTGTGGATGTGGATATGGATGGCGAGGTTTACACAAAAACACCAAGTGAACTGAAGGTTCTTCCTGGACATATTAAAATGCTGAAGCCAAAGTTAACATGAGAAAAGGCATCCTTTGAAAGGATGCCTTATTTTTTATTCAGATAAGTATGCTGTAAGCATCCATAGATGCTTCTCGATTTTTTCTGTTAATCCAATTGCGATATCATGTGTCACAGTATCGTCAAGCTCGTCAGCATGTCCCGCTAATGCTCTAAGTTGTGTATTGATGTGGCTGTAATCTTCTACAAGAGATTTCACCATTTC
This DNA window, taken from Niallia sp. Man26, encodes the following:
- a CDS encoding YegS/Rv2252/BmrU family lipid kinase; its protein translation is MKYKNALFIYNGNAGKKETDVQLQSCLPVFANEIDQLHVFKTSRPKHAAEICREYGEKVDLVIVLGGDGTIHECINGLAGLQKRPVLTVLPGGTCNDFSRTLNIQQNLQKAAKELVSNGEEEAVDIVQTDSAYFLNFWGIGIVAETSNNIREEEKNVLGKASYVLSAIRTIQNTEPKELVMNIDGKEIREKAVLAIVVNGNYIGGKRLPFSISYNDGMVDVFLVRNTNFQLVKELNDLRKIDFETDKAFMEEVVYIRGKHIKISSEHFVDVDMDGEVYTKTPSELKVLPGHIKMLKPKLT